GTCGCGGTAGCGCAGGAAGATCTGGGCACGTTCGGCCGGCGACCGCTGCTCCCATGCCTTCTGCGCCACGCGGGCCCGCTCGACCGCCGCGATCGCGTCGGCCGCGGTGCCGACCGGGACGGTCGCGAGTTCGCGTCCGGTGAAGGCCTCGACCACCGGCCGCGTCGGGCGGTTCGCCGCGTCGGGAATGGCGATGAGGTCGGCGAGGCGGGCGAAAGTCGCCGCAGACGGAGCAGGCATTTTTGTACTCCTACCGGTGAGTAGATTTCGAGTTACACACAACCTACCCCGTCGGTGGCTGCCGTCACAGGGATCAGGATCCGAGACTGCCGAGGCCGCCGAGGGAGCCCAGGGAACCGAGGGAGCCGGTACCGGTCCCCGCCGCCGGGAAGTCGACCGTGCCGGAGTGGGCGTGCTCGATCGGGCCGCTTCGCAGCTTCACCGACGCCTGCCAGGGCCCGGACGGCAGATCGGCGCTGTTGGCAATGACGAACCGCACCTTGCCTGTGGCGCCGCGCGCGATGGTCGCGGCGTCGGGGTACACCGGTCCGACAGTGAGTCCCTCCGGACCGACGAGAGTCAGCTCGCCGTCGAGGTCCAGCGCCCAGCTGCCGGTGTTGCGGACGTCGGCGACCACCACGGCCCGGCCGGCGGAATCACGTTCGGCGGTGAGTCCGGAGATCGTGAAGTCCGCGGTCTGTCCGCTCGGGGGAACCACCGTCGGATACACGCGGACGCCGACCCGGGACCCGGTCGACAGTCCGGAGCCGTCGGCGGCGGCCTGCACCCAGACGACCCCGTACTGGGTCCCGACGGGTGCATCCGCGGGGACGGTGATCGTCACTGTCACCACGGCGGTCGCGCCGCGTGCGAGCGTGAGGGTCTGCTTGTCCACACTCGTCCAGCCGGTGAGGCGATTGGTCGTGCCCCGGTCCTGGACCGTGTACTGGTCGCCCCTCTTCGCCGCCGCACCGGTGTACACCTCGATGGTCCGGGGCTTGTCGATGTCGTTCGAGACCTCCACGCGCCGCTTGATCGCGGCGCCGGGCTGAACATTGTCGAAGATGTAGTTCTGCGACTCGAAACCGACCCCCGGCGAAGGATCCAGGAGTCGGACACCGACGAGGCCGCCTCCGCTCGTGGTGAATACGGGATCGGCGTGGACCACCGTCACGGACGCCGCGCCGATCGAGGCGACCAGGGCCAGCAGCGTGAGCAGCTGTCGCAGAACAGAACGCATGGAACACACCTTCGTGGATGCCTGGTGGCGGGCGTGTGAACGAGCCGCCACCGGGGAGGATTCGGTCGGCTAAACGGCTGAATGGGTCAGGATCGCACTGTAATCCCCGATCGTCACCCCGTCGGACGCGTCGACGCGGAGCGACGGCGTCCATTGGAACGTCACGTCCGGCCGACTGTTGCTAGCTATCCCGACCACAGGCTTGGTCGTTTCCAACGTCTGCGGCCCAGTGCTGCGGAAGCCCATGGTCTCGGCGCCTGCCGTGTAGGTCACGCCGGATCTGGGGATGGTCTCGGCGCCATGGGTGAAGTCCGAGATCGAGGCGGACACGGTGACCGAGCGTCCGATGCCGCGACGGCGGTCACGCACAGCGGAGACCGCCATCGGGGCGCCGAACTCGTTCTGCCCGTTCACCCAGACCACCGGGGCTGATGTCGGAACGGTCAACTCGAGTGGACCTTCCTCTCCGGCGACGGTGAACGTCACGTCGGTGGTTCCGCTGGCCTCGGCCGAGGCCGCGCCGGCGAGCGATCCGGGAACGGCCGCCGACGCGCACGCGATGGCGCCGACGCCGAGCGCTGCTGCCGTCCTGCGCAACTGGTTCCTCCGGTGAGCTGTACGAAAAACACGGGCTACCGAAACGGCGGTCGAGATGCGTTCGAAGCGACTCATTTCAACAAACAATTGGACGCTTGTCCACAATTTCGCTCGTTCGAGGAACCCTCCGATCCCGGCTCAGACGGCCGAGACGACCTCCTTCGCCCAGCGGTAGTCCGCCTTTCCGCTGGGGGACCTCCGGATCGCCGGGACCACGACGACGGACCGCGGGATCTTGTAGCCCGCCACGTGGGTGCGGCAGTGCTCGGCGATCTCGACGGTGTCGGCGTCGTCGAAGCCGGACCGCAACTGGACCACCGCGGCGACCTTCTCGCCGAACCGGATGTCGGGCGCCCCGGCGACCAGCGCGTCGAGCACCGCCGGATGCGTCTTGAGCGCCTGCTCCACCTCCTCCGGATACACCTTCTCGCCACCGGAGTTGATGCACGTCGAACCGCGACCGAGGAGCGCGATGGTGCCGTCCGCCTCCATGCGTCCCATGTCGCCGAGCACGGCCATCCGCACCCCGTCGACCACGGGGAACGTCGCGGCGGTCTTGGCCTCGTCGTTGTAGTACGCGACCGGGACATGACCCGTGCGCGCGAGGTAGCCCACCTCGCCGGAGCCCGGCTCGATCGGCCGGAACGCCTCGTCCACGAGAATCATGTTGGGATTGTGGCGAATTCGCTTGGTGCCGTCGTCGCCGAACTCCACGATGCCGTCGTTGCCGGTCTCCGACGCCCCGAAGGCGTCCTTGATGACCAGACCCGGGACCATCTCGCGCAGTTCGTCCTTGAGCTTCGGCGAGAACAGCGCACCCCCGGAGCCCATCAGCTTCAGCGAGCTCAGGTCGAAGCGGGCGCCGTGCTCGCGGATCGCCTCGGCGATGGGCCGGGCGATGGCGTCCCCGACCACGGTGATGCCGGCGATCTTCTCGGCCTCGATCAGGCGGAGCACCTCGACGGGATCGAAGGTGCGGGTGAGCACGCGCGGGGCGCCCATGAAGAACGCGGTGAGCAGCGAGTAGATGGCCGCACCGTGCATGAGCGGTGGAATCAGCAGGTAGACCTGTGGTTCGGTGTTGGCGACGGCGCCGGCCACGACCTCCTCGACCGAATGCCGGGACGCACCACCGATGTTCCCGCCGGACAGCGCGGCGTAGTAGAAGTCCTCGTGGCGCCACACGACGCCCTTGGGCATGCCGGTGGTGCCGCCGGTGTAGATCACGAAGTGGTCGTCCGCGCTGCGCGGCCCGAAGCCCCGGGCGTCGGACTGCGCCGCGAGCGCCTCCTCGTAGTCGGCGACGGTGACACCGTCGTAGCCGGCGGGCATCCCCTCGTGCTCGCCGACCACGACGACGTGCCCGATGCCGGGCGCCTGCGGCAGCGCGGCCCCGGCCGGCTCGAGGTACTCGTTCTCGACGATCAGCACCACGCTGTCGGAGTTCGTGTAGAGATAGACCAACTCGGCGTCGGTGTAGCGGAAGTTGACGTTGATGGGAACGGCGCGGATCTTCAGGCACGCCAACAGCGCCTCGACGTACTCCATGCGGTTGCGCATGTGGATCGC
This genomic stretch from Prescottella soli harbors:
- a CDS encoding acyl-CoA synthetase, whose amino-acid sequence is MTLNIADLYEAVTDAIPDRVPVVCGDERRSYAELDRRANRLAHHLESVGVQPGGHVAIHMRNRMEYVEALLACLKIRAVPINVNFRYTDAELVYLYTNSDSVVLIVENEYLEPAGAALPQAPGIGHVVVVGEHEGMPAGYDGVTVADYEEALAAQSDARGFGPRSADDHFVIYTGGTTGMPKGVVWRHEDFYYAALSGGNIGGASRHSVEEVVAGAVANTEPQVYLLIPPLMHGAAIYSLLTAFFMGAPRVLTRTFDPVEVLRLIEAEKIAGITVVGDAIARPIAEAIREHGARFDLSSLKLMGSGGALFSPKLKDELREMVPGLVIKDAFGASETGNDGIVEFGDDGTKRIRHNPNMILVDEAFRPIEPGSGEVGYLARTGHVPVAYYNDEAKTAATFPVVDGVRMAVLGDMGRMEADGTIALLGRGSTCINSGGEKVYPEEVEQALKTHPAVLDALVAGAPDIRFGEKVAAVVQLRSGFDDADTVEIAEHCRTHVAGYKIPRSVVVVPAIRRSPSGKADYRWAKEVVSAV